The following are encoded together in the Mycteria americana isolate JAX WOST 10 ecotype Jacksonville Zoo and Gardens chromosome 2, USCA_MyAme_1.0, whole genome shotgun sequence genome:
- the STARD3NL gene encoding STARD3 N-terminal-like protein isoform X4 translates to MNRVPGDAENAHSSSVESCPSLRDVHSINPAQLMARIEPYEGREKKGISDVRRTFCLFVTFDLLFITLLWIIELNVKGGIETTLEKEVLQYDYSSSYFDIFLFSQGAFGYVLPIISFILAWIETWFLDFKVLPQEAEEENRFLIAQDASERAALLHPGVLSDGQFYSPPESVAGSDEDSEEKQDSEKPVV, encoded by the exons ATGAATCGGGTGCCGGGTGATGCAGAAAATGCTCACAGTAGCAGTGTGGAATCCTGTCCTTCCTTGCGGGATGTCCACTCCATCAACCCAGCGCAGCTGATGGCAAGGATTGAGCCATAtgaaggcagagagaagaaaggcatATCAGATGTCAGAAggactttctgtttgtttgttacaTTTGATCTCTTATTCATAACCTTGCTGTGGATAATAGAATTAAAT GTAAAAGGAGGCATTGAGACTACCTTAGAGAAAGAAGTCCTACAATATGACTACTCTTCTTcatattttgatatattt CTGTTCTCACAGGGTGCTTTTGGCTACGTGCTGCCCATCATATCCTTCATACTTGCCTGGATTGAAACTTGGTTCTTGGACTTTAAAGTGTTACCGcaagaagctgaagaagagaaCA gattTTTGATAGCACAGGATGCGTCTGAACGAGCAGCTCTTCTTCACCCAGGAGTCCTCTCTGATGGGCAGTTCTATTCTCCTCCTGAATCTGTAGCAG GATCTGATGAAGACTCCGAAGAAAAACAAGACAGTGAAAAACCAGTTGTATAG
- the STARD3NL gene encoding STARD3 N-terminal-like protein isoform X3, with protein sequence MNRVPGDAENAHSSSVESCPSLRDVHSINPAQLMARIEPYEGREKKGISDVRRTFCLFVTFDLLFITLLWIIELNVKGGIETTLEKEVLQYDYSSSYFDIFFTTAVTSAFLLAKVIISQLFSQGAFGYVLPIISFILAWIETWFLDFKVLPQEAEEENRFLIAQDASERAALLHPGVLSDGQFYSPPESVAGSDEDSEEKQDSEKPVV encoded by the exons ATGAATCGGGTGCCGGGTGATGCAGAAAATGCTCACAGTAGCAGTGTGGAATCCTGTCCTTCCTTGCGGGATGTCCACTCCATCAACCCAGCGCAGCTGATGGCAAGGATTGAGCCATAtgaaggcagagagaagaaaggcatATCAGATGTCAGAAggactttctgtttgtttgttacaTTTGATCTCTTATTCATAACCTTGCTGTGGATAATAGAATTAAAT GTAAAAGGAGGCATTGAGACTACCTTAGAGAAAGAAGTCCTACAATATGACTACTCTTCTTcatattttgatatattt TTTACAACAGCAGTGACCAGTGCCTTTTTATTAGCAAAAGTAATTATTTCACAG CTGTTCTCACAGGGTGCTTTTGGCTACGTGCTGCCCATCATATCCTTCATACTTGCCTGGATTGAAACTTGGTTCTTGGACTTTAAAGTGTTACCGcaagaagctgaagaagagaaCA gattTTTGATAGCACAGGATGCGTCTGAACGAGCAGCTCTTCTTCACCCAGGAGTCCTCTCTGATGGGCAGTTCTATTCTCCTCCTGAATCTGTAGCAG GATCTGATGAAGACTCCGAAGAAAAACAAGACAGTGAAAAACCAGTTGTATAG
- the STARD3NL gene encoding STARD3 N-terminal-like protein isoform X1, whose translation MNRVPGDAENAHSSSVESCPSLRDVHSINPAQLMARIEPYEGREKKGISDVRRTFCLFVTFDLLFITLLWIIELNVKGGIETTLEKEVLQYDYSSSYFDIFLLAVFRFKVLILAYAMCRLRHWWAIAFTTAVTSAFLLAKVIISQLFSQGAFGYVLPIISFILAWIETWFLDFKVLPQEAEEENRFLIAQDASERAALLHPGVLSDGQFYSPPESVAGSDEDSEEKQDSEKPVV comes from the exons ATGAATCGGGTGCCGGGTGATGCAGAAAATGCTCACAGTAGCAGTGTGGAATCCTGTCCTTCCTTGCGGGATGTCCACTCCATCAACCCAGCGCAGCTGATGGCAAGGATTGAGCCATAtgaaggcagagagaagaaaggcatATCAGATGTCAGAAggactttctgtttgtttgttacaTTTGATCTCTTATTCATAACCTTGCTGTGGATAATAGAATTAAAT GTAAAAGGAGGCATTGAGACTACCTTAGAGAAAGAAGTCCTACAATATGACTACTCTTCTTcatattttgatatattt CTACTGGCAGTCTTTCGATTTAAGGTGTTAATACTTGCATATGCAATGTGCAGACTGCGCCATTGGTGGGCAATAGCT TTTACAACAGCAGTGACCAGTGCCTTTTTATTAGCAAAAGTAATTATTTCACAG CTGTTCTCACAGGGTGCTTTTGGCTACGTGCTGCCCATCATATCCTTCATACTTGCCTGGATTGAAACTTGGTTCTTGGACTTTAAAGTGTTACCGcaagaagctgaagaagagaaCA gattTTTGATAGCACAGGATGCGTCTGAACGAGCAGCTCTTCTTCACCCAGGAGTCCTCTCTGATGGGCAGTTCTATTCTCCTCCTGAATCTGTAGCAG GATCTGATGAAGACTCCGAAGAAAAACAAGACAGTGAAAAACCAGTTGTATAG
- the STARD3NL gene encoding STARD3 N-terminal-like protein isoform X2 — protein MNRVPGDAENAHSSSVESCPSLRDVHSINPAQLMARIEPYEGREKKGISDVRRTFCLFVTFDLLFITLLWIIELNVKGGIETTLEKEVLQYDYSSSYFDIFLLAVFRFKVLILAYAMCRLRHWWAIALFSQGAFGYVLPIISFILAWIETWFLDFKVLPQEAEEENRFLIAQDASERAALLHPGVLSDGQFYSPPESVAGSDEDSEEKQDSEKPVV, from the exons ATGAATCGGGTGCCGGGTGATGCAGAAAATGCTCACAGTAGCAGTGTGGAATCCTGTCCTTCCTTGCGGGATGTCCACTCCATCAACCCAGCGCAGCTGATGGCAAGGATTGAGCCATAtgaaggcagagagaagaaaggcatATCAGATGTCAGAAggactttctgtttgtttgttacaTTTGATCTCTTATTCATAACCTTGCTGTGGATAATAGAATTAAAT GTAAAAGGAGGCATTGAGACTACCTTAGAGAAAGAAGTCCTACAATATGACTACTCTTCTTcatattttgatatattt CTACTGGCAGTCTTTCGATTTAAGGTGTTAATACTTGCATATGCAATGTGCAGACTGCGCCATTGGTGGGCAATAGCT CTGTTCTCACAGGGTGCTTTTGGCTACGTGCTGCCCATCATATCCTTCATACTTGCCTGGATTGAAACTTGGTTCTTGGACTTTAAAGTGTTACCGcaagaagctgaagaagagaaCA gattTTTGATAGCACAGGATGCGTCTGAACGAGCAGCTCTTCTTCACCCAGGAGTCCTCTCTGATGGGCAGTTCTATTCTCCTCCTGAATCTGTAGCAG GATCTGATGAAGACTCCGAAGAAAAACAAGACAGTGAAAAACCAGTTGTATAG